The following nucleotide sequence is from Wolbachia endosymbiont (group E) of Neria commutata.
AGTGCAATATACTGTAGATAGTATGACTTTTTTCAAATTACTTGCCATTTATACTCCTATTCTTATACCTAAATTTATATAAAATCAAAATTTGTTTAATTTTTCCTTACAGTTCATGTATTTCATTTAGCATTTTCTAACCTACAAATACATTGCTGCTCCCATTTTTTACCTTGAATCCACAGGTAACTAAATCACCAATTCTTGCCACTCCATAATCATTTGCAAACACTGTCCTTGACCCTCCTGTTAAAGTTTTGCCCTCCGTAAAATTATCTCCTTGGCAACAAATGGATTTTCCATTAACAAAAACATTATTACTTCCACCTATGCAAAAATGTGGTGAAGCTTCTGTGCAATGATCTCCTAAACGTACAACTCCTTTGCTCATTTTTCCTCTAATTAAGATCTATTCTTTTTACCTTAAGTTTTATACCATTCTTTGTCATTTCTATTTCTGATTCTCCCACTTTTAGAGTGATTTTATCTGCTACAGTGATCTCTAAATGATGATCTTTTTTGTCATATGATACTTTGCTTCCATCTTGAAACACTAAACTGTTAATCATTTTGCTTCTTTCTGGCGCGGGATACTTTTGCTGATAAATTGCAGGTAATACAATCCCAAGCGATAGTTCACCCAGTGGCGATAATACTACTACCTGCTCGTCAATACTCGGTGGAAGCCAACTTCTATCTTCTCCTGCTCTACTTGTTATCCATGGAATCCAATCTGTTAAAAATTCTCCTATCTTCACTCTTACTTTTGCAGTTTCATAATCTATTTCTTTGACTAGACCTATTCGAACGATATTAGCTAATTTTCTCTGTAACTCTGAAATGGCAAAATTACTTTCCAACATGTACGTTTCCTAT
It contains:
- a CDS encoding phage baseplate assembly protein V — encoded protein: MLESNFAISELQRKLANIVRIGLVKEIDYETAKVRVKIGEFLTDWIPWITSRAGEDRSWLPPSIDEQVVVLSPLGELSLGIVLPAIYQQKYPAPERSKMINSLVFQDGSKVSYDKKDHHLEITVADKITLKVGESEIEMTKNGIKLKVKRIDLN